The stretch of DNA ccagcggcatttcggctgcagagtccttgttggtcgtcgataaggaaggacggctcgtcgacggcccttcaggtcgggcAGTgaacgtgctgggacgagcggtcttctgccatcgtggcggattcgtcgagcaggggccggcgtcggtggtggaTAActggccgagtgttgctccggaccggccaactGGAAAGGCTCtttggatgacgagcacagctcgtcgcacagctcctcggctttccgtcggactgcggcggcggcgtattcgccgggggtcggcagcggagggcggctaggtgctgccgccggcggcatttcggctgcagagtccttgtcggtcatcgataagggaggacggctcgtcgacggcccttcaggtcggcgtcgggcgacgacggctgcgtaacctccgggcggcgaggtgctgctgctggtgacacctcggcttcagtacagcgtatctggggccggcccgaagatctcatcggcaactccgcgccgtcctggtccggtgaatccccgaagagttCGTCCATGGAACGGGGCctctcgctgataaagcggcggcgtggacgtgctggaacgagcggtcttctgccatcgtggcggattcgtcgagcaggggccggcgtcggtggtggataacgggccgagtgttgctccggaccggccaactggggaggctcggtggatgacgagcacaggtcttcgcacagctcctcggctttccgtcgggcagcggcggcggcgtattcgccgggggtcggcagcggagggcggcttggtgctgctgccagcggcatttcggctgcagagtccttgttggtcgtcgataaggaaggacggctcgtcgacggcccttcaggtcgggcAGTgaacgtgctgggacgagcggtcttctgctatcgtggcggattcgtcgagcaggggccggcgtcggtggtggaTAACTGgtcgagtgttgctccggaccggccatctggggaggctcggtggatgacgagcgcagctcgtcgcacagctcctcggctttccgtcggactgcggcggcggcgtattcgccgggggtcggcagcggagggcggctaggtgctgccgccggcggcatttcggctgcagagtcctcgtctatcgtcgataagggaggacggctcgtcgacggcccttcaggtcggcgtcgggcgacgacggctgcgtaacctccgggcggcgaggtgctgctgctggtgacacctcggcttcAGTCCAGCGCATCTGGGGCCGGCCCGATGATCTcatcggcaactccgcgccgtcctggtccggtgaatccccgaagagttCGTCCATGGAACGGGGCctctcgctgataaagcggcggcgtggacgtgctggaacgagcggtcttctgccatcgtggcggattcgtcgagcaggggccggcgtcggtggtggataacgggccgagtgttgctccggaccggccaactggggaggctcggtggatgactagcacagctcgtcgcacagctcctcggctttccgtcgggctgcggcggcggcgtattcgccgggggtcggcagcggagggcggcttggtgctgctgccagcggcatttcggctgcagagtccttgtcggtcgtcgatatgggaggacggctcgtcgacggcccttaaggtcggcgtcgggcgatgacggctgcgtaacctccgggcggctaggtgatgctgccggtgacacctcggcggcagcgcagcgtatctggggcccggcccgaagatctcgtcggtaactccgcgccgtcctggtccggtgaatctccgaagaggtcgtccatggaccgcgGCCACTGGCTGATAAATcagcggcgtggacgtgctgggacgagtggtcttctgccatcgtggcggattcgtcgagcaggggccggcgtcggtggtggataacgggccgagtgttgctcctgaccggccaactggggaggctcggtggatgacgagcacaggtcttcgcacagctcctcggctttccgtcgggcagcggcggcggcgtattcgccgggggtcggcagcggagggcggcttggtgctgctgccagcggcatttcggctgcagagtccttgttggtcgtcgataaggaaggacggctcgtcgacggcccttcaggtcgggcAGTgaacgtgctgggacgagcggtcttctgctatcgtggcggattcgtcgagcaggggccggcgtcggtggtggataacgggccgagtgttgctccggaccggccaactGGAAAGGCTCtttggatgacgagcacagctcgtcgcacatctcctcggctttccgtcgggctgcggcggcggcgtattcgccgggggtcggcagcggaggtcggctaggtgctgccgccggctgcatttcggctgcagagtccttgtcggtcatcgataagggaggacggctcgtcgacggcccttcaggtcggcgtcgggcgacgacggctgcgtaacctccgggcggcgaggtgctgctgctggtgacacctcggcttcagtacagcgtatctggggccggcccgaagatctcatcggcaactccgcgccgtcctggtccggtgaatccccgaagagttCGTCCATGGAACGGGGCctctcgctgataaagcggcggcgtggacgtgctggaacgagcggtcttctgccatcgtggcggattcgtcgagcaggggccggcgtcggtggtggTTAACGGGTCGAGTGTTGCTCCGAACCGgccaactggggaggctcggtggatgactagcacagctcgtcgcacagctcctcggctttccgtcgggctgcggcggcggcgtattcgccgggggtcggcagcggagggcggcttggtgctgctgccagcggcatttcggctgcagagtccttgtcggtcgtcgatatgggaggacggctcgtcgacggcccttaaggtcggcgtcgggcgatgacggctgcgtaacctccgggcggctaggtgatgctgccggtgacacctcggcggcagcgcagcgtatctggggcccggcccgaagatctcgtcggtaactccgcgccgtcctggtccggtgaatctccgaagaggtcgtccatggaccggggccactggCTGATAAATcagcggcgtggacgtgctgggacgagtggtcttctgccatcgtggcggattcgtcgagcaggggccggcgtcggtggtggataacgggccgagtgttgctcctgACCGGCCAActggtcggcgtcgggcgacgacggctgcgtaacctccgggcggctaggtgctgctgccggtgacacctacGATGCAGCGCAGcctatctggggcccggcccgaagatctcgtcggtaactccgcgccgttctggtccggtgaatccccgaaaaGGTcgttcatggaccggggccactcgctgataaatcagcggcgtggacgtgctgggacgagtggtcttctgccatcgtggcggattcgtcgagcaggggccggcgtcggtggtggataacgggccgagtgttgctccggaccggccaactggggaggctcggtggatgacgagcacagctcgtcgcacagctcctcggctttccgtcgggcagcggcggcggcgtattcgccgggggtcggcagcggagggcggcttggtgctgctgccagcggcatttcggctgcagagtccttgttggtcgtcgataaggaaggacggctcgtcgacggcccttcaggtcggcgttgggcgacgacggctgcgtaacctacGGGCGGCGGCGTGATCGTGCTGGGACGaccggtcttctgccatcgtggcggattcgacGAGCAGgtgccggcgtcggtggttgattccggtctcgttgaccatctgctcgaacagattcggtggaaggtcgccgaagcactctacggctgttcgcagcggggccagtggcggtggctcctggtccgagggcggctgcttctcctcgtcagctggcgcttgaGCGGTCTGGGATGGGCGTGGACGTGGCGGTGTGGTTGCCATCCGCAacgggccgaagcggcgatgagcccacactggggccactcgctaatgaagcggcggtgtggacgagcggtcttctgccatcgtggcggattcgtcgagcagggaccggcgtcggtggtggataacgggccgagtgttgctccggaccggccaactggggaggctcggtggatgacgagcacagctcgtcgcaaagctcctcggctttccgtcgggctgcggcggcggcgtattcgccgggggtcggcagcggcgGGCGgcttggtgctgctgccagcggcatttcggctgcagagtccttgtcggtcgtcgataagggaggacggctcgtcgacggcccttcaggtcggcgtcgggcgacgacggctgcgtaacctccgggcggctaggtgatgctgccggtgacacctcggctgcagcgcagcgtatctggggcccggcccgaagatctcgtcggcaactccgcgccgtcctggtccggtgaatccccgaagaggtcgtccatggaccgggcccattcgctgataaagcggcggcgtggacgtgctgggacgagcggtcttctgccatcgtggcggcttcatcgagcaggggccgccgtcggtggtcgattacggtctcgttggccatcttctcgaacagattcggtggaaggtcgccgaagcactctacggctgttcgcagcggggccactggcggtggctcctggtccgagggcggctgcttctccccgttggcagaCGCTGGGGTGGCCTGGGATGGTAGTGGACgcggcagtgtagtagccacttgcagcgggaccaatggtggtggcccctggtccgagggtggctgtttctcctcgtcagctggcgcttgggcggtctgggatggCTGTGGACGTGCCGGTGTGGTTGCCATCcgcagcgggccgaagcggcgatgagcccacaacggggccactcgctaatgaagcggcggcgtggacgagcggtcttctgccatcgtggcggattcgtcgagcaggggccggcgtcggtggtggataacgggccgagtgttgctccggaccggccaactggggaggctcggtggatgacgagcacagctcgtcgcaaagctcctcggctttccgtcgggctgcggcggcggcgtattcgccgggggtccgcagcggagggcggcttggtgctgctgccagcggcatttcggctgcagagtccttgtcggtcgtcgataaggaaggacggctcgtcgacggcccttcaggtcgggcAGTgaacgtgctgggacgagcggtcttctgccatcgtggcggattcgtcgagcaggggccggcgtcggtggtggataacgggccgagtgttgctccggaccggccaactGGGAAGGCTCtttggatgacgagcacagctcgtcgcacatctcctcggctttccgtcggtcTGCGGCAGCGGAGgtcggctaggtgctgccgccggctgcatttcggctgcagagtccttgtcggtcatcgataagggaggacggctcgtcgacggcccttcaggtcggcgtcgggagacgacggctgcgtatcCTACGGGTGGCGGCGTGAACGTGGTGGgacggtcttctgccatcgtggcagattcgtcgagcaggggccggcgtcggtggtggTTAACGGGTCGAGTGTTGCTCCGAACCGgccaactggggaggctcggtggatgactagcacagctcgtcgcacagctcctcggctttccgtcgggctgcggcggcggcgtattcgccgggggtcggcagcggagggcggcttggtgctgctgccagcggcatttcggctgcagagtccttgtcggtcgtcgatatgggaggacggctcgtcgacggcccttcaggtcggcgtcgggcgacgacggctgcgtaacctccgggcggcgaggtgctgctgccgctgacaCCTACgatgcagcgcagcgtatctggggcccggcccgaagatctcgtcggtaactccgcgccgtcctggtccggtgaatccccgaagaggtcgtccatggaccggggccactggCTGATAAATCAGCGGcatggacgtgctgggacgagtggtcttctgccatcgtggcggattcgtcgagcaggggccggcgtcggtggccggccggaccggccgactgggaaggctcggtggatgacgagcgcagctcctcggctttccgtcgggcagcggcggcggcgtattcgccgggggtcggcagcggagggcggctaggtgctgctgccggcggcatttcggctgcagagtcctcgtcggtcgtcgttaagggaggacgactcgtcgacggcccttcaggtcggcgtcgggcgacgacggctgcgtaccCTCCGGGTGGCTAGgcgctgctgccggtgacacctcggctgaagcgctgcgtatctggggcccggcccgaagatctcctcggcaactctgcgccgtcctggtccggtgaatccccgaagaggtcgtccatggaccggggccactcgctgatgaagcggcggcgagactcgtgctgggacgagtggtcttctgccatcgtggcggattcgtcgagcaggggccggcgtcggtggttgattccggtctcgttggccatctgctccaacagattcggtggaaggtcgccgaagcactctacggctgctcgcagcgggaccagtggcggtggaggggaggaggggccggcgtcggtggtcgattacaggccgagtgttgctccggaccggccgactggggaggctcggtggatgacgagcacagctcgtcgcacagctcctcggctttccgtcgggcagcggcgtattcgccggggacggcagcggagggcggctaggtgctgctgccagcggcatttcggctgcagagtccttgtcggtcgtcgataagggaggacggctcgtcgacggcccttcaggtcggcgtcgggcgacgacggctgcgtaacctccgggcggctaggtgctgctgccggtgacacctcggctgcagcgcagcgtatctggggcccggtccgaagatctcctcggcaaactccgcgccgtcctggaccggtgaatccccgaagaggtcgttcatgaaccggggccactcgctgataaagcggcggcgtggacgtgctgggacgagtggtcttctgccatcgtggcggattcgtcgagcaggggccggcgtcggtggttgattccggtctcgtttgCCATCTGCTCGAAGccctctacggctgctcgcagcggggccagtggcggtggctcctggtccgagggcggctgcttctccccgttggcaggcgcttgggtggcctggtatggtagtggacgcggcagtgtagtagccactcgcagcgggaccaatggtggtggcccctggtccCAGGCTAActgtttctcctcgtcagctggcgcttgggcggtctgCGATGGGCGTGGACCTGGCGGTGTGGTTGCCATCcgcagcgggccgaagcggcgatgagcccacaccggggccactcgctaatgaagctgCGGTGTGGAcaagcggtcttctgccatcgtggcggattcgtcgagcaggggccggcgtcggtggttgattccggtctcgtttgCCATCTGCTCGAAGccctctacggctgctcgcagcggggccagtggcggtggctcctggtccgagggcggctgcttctccccgttggcaggcgcttgggtggcctgGTATGGTAGTGGACGCAGCCAtgtagtagccactcgcagcgggaccaaTGGGGGGggcccctggtccgagggtggctgtttctccttgtcagctggcgcttgggcggtctgggatgggcGTGGACGTGGCGGTGTGGTTGCTATCcgcagcgggccgaagcggcgatgagaccacaccggggccactcgctaatgaagcggcggtgTGGAcaagcggtcttctgccatagtggcggcttcgtcgagcaggggccggcgtcggtggtcgattacgggccgagtgttgctccggaccggccaactggggaggctcggtggatgacgagcacagctcgtcgcacagctcgtcgcagtGTGGGCGGAAGCAGCTAAGGTAAAAAGCTACGTGCGAGGGGTGGAGGCAACCTATAGGCTGTGCGCCGTCAGGATCGCGTGCGCCTTCCGAACCATTTCGGAAGACGCGGCGCTGGTCATCGCCGGACAAGTCCCGTTGACGGAGCTCGTTCGGGAGAGGGCGGATATCTACGCAGCTGCGCAGATCAGGGAAGCAACCCAGCAGACTAGAGCAGAGTCGAAGATTACCGCCAGAAGGAGAAGCCTCGAGAACTGGCAGAATCGCTGGGACTGCCTCCGCTTCCtcgataatgcctccgcttccaatgagcctgatatcgcgaacctgttcgcaaagttcttccagactacatactcacaaactaatttcgataataactcagagtattcttttccactcccgcattccaattgcatttttatgcctgtaatcagcgaagatgatgttcttcataatcttagaacaatcaaactttccttttcctctggtccagatcttgtacctagctgtgttctgaggaattgtgccagctcattatgtagaccattgtctagactttttcagttatcacttcagcattcgtttttccccaaagtttggaaagaatcgtttatcattccgcttcataaaaagggcagtaaatctaatattgagcactatagaggtattgcaaaacttagtgcgattcccaaattattcgaatttctaattactactcagcttcagcaccaatgtagctcaataatgtccccctcacagcatggcttcatgaaacgtaaatcaacgtctacaaatctccttgagtttgttgctgtcattagaaacgcatttaaaaataacacccaaaccgatgttatctttacagatttcagcaaagctttcgattcggtgaatcatcaattactgctgaagaaactttgtctgttgggttttccggttacgttgatcaagtggatttctacatatttgtcgaaccgtactcaaagagttgcattcaagggttcattctcaaaccttgttcacgtgacttctggcgttcctcaagggagccacctcggtcctcttctatttggcatttttataaatgatctgccccaagttattctccactcttacgtcttgatgtatgctgatgacgtaaaactatgtttgcctcttgtgaatcctgactctgctcagctcttgcaagctgatttaaacaacatgatgtcctggtgcactcacaatttattgtttctcaacaactccaaatgtaaatacatgtcgttttaccgcagaaattgtttccaggctaactattccttaggcacgagtgttcttgaacgtatccactctgtaacggatcttggtgttctatttacccacaacttgagcttcaccgatcacatcggtataattgttggtaaagcaaagggagtttttgctttcgtaaaacgatggtctaaggaattcgatgatccctacactacaaaacttttatatatatccctggttcggcccatactcgaatattgttcgtgcgtatggtcccctcaatatgcaaagtatcaggatcttatcgaatcggtacagaaacaattccttttgttcgctcttcggggtttagactgggaccctcatcgccaccttcctccgtatgccgacagactacgccttctggacctgccctctcttaaggatcgtcgtacctgccatggcgtgatgttcctgcataaattaataaatggatatattttttccagtaatcttcttaagcaaatacgcttttcagttccttctaggccatcacgttactttcggcctatagctttggatatttgtaaaactaatttcgaggcacacgatccttttcgcgttttatgttcgctttacaacgacatgtactctcttttatattttgaaatgtcattagactttaacataaataatattttaagacacctatccttgcctctgaccacctgatgtgagtcggagcatatcattaaaaaacactccttatccggtctgaggtaaggatatggattcaaaatggcagatatttgctattcttaataaataaataaaaacaggaCGCTGGACGCACACGCTCATCCCCAACCTTACGAGCTGGGTAGAGAGGTCGCATGGGCAGGTAGACTTCTACCTCACCCAGGTGATCAGCGGTCATGGCTGCTTCCGCAGCTACCTTAAGCGATTCGGCCACGAGACGGAGGACTGGTGCCCAGTGTGCGGCTCCGGCGTCGTCGAGGACGCGCGGCACATGCTGTTCGAGTGCCACCGGTTTGACCACGAGCGTCAGAAGTTGGAGGCGGTAGCAGGGTCCAGTATCTTGCCAGAGACACTGGTGCCGTTGATGTTGGCAGACCAGTGTGTGTGGGAGGCTGCAGCGACATTCGCCGCGGATGTCATGAAGTCTCTCAGGGAGCAGGAGCGAAGGCGAAAGGAGCAGACGGAGTAGGGGTCACAGCGCCCACGAAGCAATGccaggcggcggtaccgcTGGGCGTCCGATTCAAATTCTTCTGTAACTGTAAAGCCAACTATGTGTATATGTAGTGTAGGTCTATTGTAAGTGTAATAAACATATATCGAATATCgaacggcccttcaggtcgggcAGTgaacgtgctgggacgagcggtcttctgccatcgtggcagattcgtcgagcaggggccggcgtcggtggtggata from Drosophila kikkawai strain 14028-0561.14 unplaced genomic scaffold, DkikHiC1v2 scaffold_186, whole genome shotgun sequence encodes:
- the LOC138929410 gene encoding uncharacterized protein, which translates into the protein MPPLPMSLISRTCSQRRWTHTLIPNLTSWVERSHGQVDFYLTQVISGHGCFRSYLKRFGHETEDWCPVCGSGVVEDARHMLFECHRFDHERQKLEAVAGSSILPETLVPLMLADQCVWEAAATFAADVMKSLREQERRRKEQTE